A stretch of DNA from Manihot esculenta cultivar AM560-2 chromosome 7, M.esculenta_v8, whole genome shotgun sequence:
TATGTAATAGATGTTTAGAAAATtctgatgtaatagagacttgCGGGGGATATTGGAGTCTTCCTTCTTCCCTTGTgatcttttataataaaaatacatattttgcATATATATTCTTAGGTGTTTGTTTATTCCGTATATATTCTTGTTGTTACCAAAGATTTAAACAATTGGCCAAAGGGATACTGTCCAACCAAACTATGAATATGGTTATCACCGTTTTTTGCTCCAAAGAAGGGAGCTAACGTACTTTCACTTTGCAGTGCTTAACGCCCGTttagaaaacataaaataatttgaagaatttttataaaataagattAATACCTGGGCCTGTGACCTGGCGGACTCCCGTCTTCCTATCATAAAACACATTGGAGAAATTTTGCAGGAAGCGACTTTCACCCGGTCACTTGTTTGATACTTGGTCATAAGACTCGCCTCATCAATATTAATCTTTAATTAACCCCTTCATCTTCTGAGATTGGtatacctgccttgtggcctggcatagaTGACTttattagtgggaccaacgcttgAATTGTGGTCTAGCGGAATCAGCCTTCTGACCTGGCCTGGtggaacctgccttgtggctttGTTTAGTAGGACTAATGGCCAAATTTTGGTTTGGCGgaacctgccttgtgacctTCCTTGGCGGAACCCATAAGGTATTGTTTAGTAGGACCAACACCCAGATTGTGGTCTGGCGAAATTCGCCTTGTGACCTAACTTGGTGAAACCTGCCTTATGACCTCTTCTTGTCTCCTTAAACTTTTCAAAGAAGGCAATCCCATCATTCTTTGTCACTAAAGAACACACAATATGAAAAATATCTCGTTaacttattattgataaaattttcttagaTTTAATGGGGTATGACTTGACCATCTAGCTTGGCCAGCTTATAGGATCCTAGGCGAATGACTTTTGAGACTCTAAATGGTCCTTTCCAGTTCTCTTCCAACTTACTAGACCCAACACTGCCACTTATTATATCTGTTCTTTTAAGGACAAGATCGCACACATTACAATTATGCAATCTGACCTTACTGTTGAATATtttggacattttatttttgtagaCTGTCATTCTGATTGCGACCTTCACTCGTAGAATTTGGCTTAGTTCAGATTGAATTGCATTTCTTCAGAATTTCTTGAAATCTCAAGGTGTTGTGTCCTGAAGCAGCTTACTTGGATTTCCACGGGGATGACTGCCTTGGCCCCatatatgagagaaaagagcATTTCTCTTGTAGCTGTCCTGGGGGTAGTCCTATGTGCTCACAATATGTGAGATAACTCCTTGGGCTGGTTGCCCTTGCCTTGGTTGAgccttttctttagctcttGAAGGATGGTCTTGTGTGTCACCTTGGTTATTCCATTGGTCTGGAAGTGATAGACTGAGCTGAACCTCAAGTCAATTTTCCATTTCTTGTAGAAGTCTTTAAACCTAGATCTTGCGAACTGAGTTCTATTATCAATTATTACTATCTTTGGGATTCTAAATCGAGTGAAGATATTTTTGCTGATGAAGGAGATTGCTTATTGGATAGTGATCGACTGCACTGCTTCAGTCTCGATACACTTACTGAAATGATCGACTGTTATGATTACGAACTTTCTTGACTCGAATACCATAGGGAACGAGCCAAGGATGTTTATTCCCCACTAAAAGAAGGGCCAAGGGCTTCTAATTGCTGCTTGCATTTCTCCCAGAGTCCTTGGGATGTTTGCATATACTTAACATTTTTGACATTTTTGGACAAGTTGCTTTTCATCTTGTATTATCATCAGCCATTAATACCCTTGTTTGAACGCTTTTCGACAATTGTCTGAGCTCCTTCATGACTTCTGCAATCACCTTCATGGATATCCTTTAAGATTACCTGACCCTCCTCCTCTGTATCACAATGCAGTCATAGTGTGTCGAGGACCTTCTGTACAACCAATAAACAATTAATGCGTATTTAGAGGACTATCTTATTACCTGTTTGGCTAATAACTCATCGCCTAGAAGATAATCttgtgtaaaaaaattatatacggGCATCATCCACGATTCCCTCTCCTTTATAGGAAAAGACTCTTCCACTTTCATTGCTAGAGTGTGCAGTTCCTCAAACTGAAATGGTTGAGTCAGTTGATGTTCATCTGCCGCCGCTATCTTGGCTAGAATATCCATCTCCTCATTGTTGTCTCTAACCACCTGGCAAAGCTCATAGCTGCTATGTTTATCTTTGATCCTATATATTAGGAATCAAacctttttctcatatttgacaAGATTCAGTTCTCGAACTTTAAATTGTCTCTGGCACTGATTAACAAATTATgagttataaaaaataatgaattttcatATGCCTAATTCCCTGATGATTCTCAAGACTATTATTGCAGTCTCGTACTCAGCTATATTGTTGGTAGCATTAAAGGCAAGCTTTGTCGTATATCGAGACTTTATACCGGTTTGAGACTGCAACAAGATCCCAATTTCAGAACCCCAATCCCACAAGCTCTATCAGCCCAAACTTTTCACTCCTCTATTATTGATTCAAGGGATTCCAAATGCTCTAACGGCGAGTCATTTCTGTGACAAAATCAGCTAGCACCtgggctttcatggcctttcTTGGAACATATCTGATATCATAGGCCGACAATATTATCACCTAGGTGGATAATCGACCTGACAACTTCAACCTGTGTAGAACCTTTCGCAGAGAATAATCTGTTCTGACTTATATGATGTGTGACTTGAAGTATGGTTATAGTTATGGCTGACATTAGGTCTGCAAATGCTAACTTATTAAGAGGAGGATAATTCAGCTCTATCCCTTTTAAAATTTGGTTGGCATAATATACTGGGCTTTGCTCCCTATTGTTCTCATAAACGAGTATCGAACAATCTATTTCTTATGTCACAGACaagtatagaaataaaactcaCCTTTAACATGCGGGCTTAGCAACAGaggagatgataaaaaggtttttAGACTTTCAAATGCCTCTGCACATTCTTCCCCCCATTCAAACTTACCTTTGccttttaagattttaaagaatgagaagcaccttCTGGCCGAGCATGATATGAAATGACTCAGGGCAGTTACTCGCCCATTCAACCTCTATACTTCATTAATGGTTTCGGGTGCTTCCATGTTTTGGATACAGCTAATCTTCTTAGGGTTTACCTTTATGCCTCTTTCTGAGATTATATACCCCAAAACTTCTCAGCTTTTACCCTGAAGATACACTTTTCAGGGTTCAGCTTCATACCCATCTTTTCCAGTACATCAAAGACGTTATGGATATCTTCTGGATGGTCTTTCAAGGATCGACTGTTTACTACCATGTTATCCATGTACACTTTGACTAATGACCCCACCATGTCTTTAAAGATTCCTGACACTAGCCTTTGGTAAGTCATCCCTGcattttttttaatccaaaaggcattaccTTGTAGCAGTAAACTCATTCATTTGTTATGAATGCAGTCTCTTTTGCGTCTTTGGCGTCTATCATTATTTGATGATAACTTGAAATGGCATTAAGGAAGGAAACCACTACATGACCCGAGGTCTAGTCTACTAACCTATCGATAGACGATAAAGGGTAATGATCTTTTGGATATGCTTCGCTCATGTCAGTAAAATTTACACACATTCACCATTTCCCATTAGCTTTCTTCACTAGGACCACATTGGCGAGTCATGTGGGATACTGGACTTGCTTTATCAACCCTGCACTCAAAAGCTTATTAACCTTTTCTTTGATGACTTACTGCCTTTCTAAtgcaaactttcttttcttttgttggactgGCTTGACAGTTTTGTCAGTAGATAGCTTATAGGTGATGAGAGCTGAGTCCACACCTATTACATCTTTTGGAGACCAAGCGAAAGTGGTTACTCAACACTttaacaactctattaaatgaATCTTTGTTTCATCGGTTAACGCAATACTGAACTTTACTTTTATTCCTTACCTAGTTGAATCTCCTTTATGGGGTTTGCTGTCTCTAGCTTTACGTGAGATTCTAGTTTCTCTAGTAAGTCGATGGGCATTGTTGCTTTTCCGAGACTTTTTGTTGGGTGCCTGTAACCTTCTTTGACCAATCTCGAATTGCCTCGGACCACGGTTATTCCTCCTAGAGTTGGTAGCTTAAGACACATAATACCCATGATTAATAATACTGTGATAGTTTAGGACTGGACGGTCGAATATCACATTGTATGCAAATAGGATATCTACCACCGTAAATTTTGCATACAATTTTCGCCTATATTTTTTATCACCCAATACCAGGGGGAGGTTGATGGTGCCCAGCACTACCACAATCTTATCTTCTAATCCTACTAACGTATAGGAAGCTCTAACaagattatttttatctaaacctaacttgttaaaaacatttaagatgAGAAGTTAATAAACTACATGTATCTACCAATTCTCGCCTTACTCCATACCTGTTCAGGAGGATCTTGACGATTAGCAGGTCATTTTAAAAGAATCCAATCATTTTGTCTGCAGggtcgacccttacctcttgcttGGCTAATGGTTCTTGCTCAACTGACAGAACGTCTTCTGCTATACGCTTATTTTTTCCTTTGCCCTTATCAGGTTCTCCCGTAATGACATGTACGATTTTGACCATTTCAAGAGATAGAGAGGAGAGATTCTTTTTTCTTAgagaaaaaatgaataaaagaccgattttaatccaaatgaacagagaaaattcaatggatttttcCTATAACGAAATCAAATGATGTGCCTGAAAAATAGAGTTGTATTGTGATTGGCTAGATCTGCAAGAAagaacgtgaggtggtgggtACCTACAATAActactctgacgctcaagtcagtatactaAAGAACatagtgaatgtaatgaattgcttagaacttgagTAGTGTGAGAGAACAATGTACTTTTGCCTCTATGATTCTtgtccttttatactataagacgataaagataaatataatatttcctaATAATCCAATGTTGATATGATCGACTGTTTGGTAAGAGATATTGCCAGCTAATAAATTGGTGATGCTGCACGATTATATGCATAATGAGAATATATTGTATAGTGCCTAATAATGGTGACTTGTACCGAGACTCGTCCTATCTAGAGGAGAACGAGTCTTAATGATAAATTAAACATTGAAGTATTCTGTTCTTCCTATTCTTGATTGGACTACATTATTCACTTATTAAATTCTTACTACGTGGATCTGTTTTGTTGTAATAGCTCATAACTTAGTTTAAGCGATTATTATGTAgcatcaattaaaataaaatttaattataataaattttaattaaatataaacagAAGAGTTTTAGGCTTATGTAAATTCTAACATtatatagataattaatttaaaattaaataaaaaattaatctaattaaccaactaatcaaattaaaaatttaaataataactaactaatatatgtttttaaccAATTACAATAAAGGAAAAATTGTAATGATCAATTCTAACTATGACATTTTAGGTAATTCCTTTATCCCTTATatcaaatacaaaatttaacacaatttttttaaatttatttaaaatatcaataatttcAGTCTTTAGAAATTGCTTCAAGTCCTAACATTGGGGAAAACGATACTCCTCACAACCCACACGAGTTCCATTCATTAAAAAAAGTCTTCAGATGGGATagcttcaaaatttttttataaataaaattttatttatgaaaatatcagggaaaaaaacaaaaattaaacgTTCACCATTCAATTTATATCGCATTAACTGGGACAGAGACAATCTATATCCCAATCAACCAAGAAGATATGGCACAATCAAACAAGAAAGCATAAAGAAACTGATCAAAACCAGCCATAAACAACAAAACCTGTTGAACATGCTTAGAAAGTAGAAACCATGAGGGACATGCATACAGCAATAAAGACAAGACACCATAATTAAGCGAGACCATCAACCCAATACCATAACTTCCATCAATGGAGGGATACTCCTGATTATACACATCACTGCCTAAGAAGAATGTAATCTTTTGATTGCCATTTCAATGGAGGGATTGGTTAGAGTATAGCCTCCATCAACCACCAGATTCAGCCCACTCACATACTTAGACTCATCACTTCCCAAATACAAAGCAGCTTCTGCTATATCTTCTGCTTTCAACACAGCGTGCTTCAAGTTCCCGGCAGCCGAAACCGCTTCCTGAATCTTCTCATTCTCCATCCCCATTAACCCTACAAAGCTCTTTAGCAATGGGGTTACAATTGCATATGGCGAGACACAGTTAACTCTGATCCCATATTGGCCCAATTCCACACAAAGATTCTTAGCCAAACCAACCGCAGCATGCTTTGAAGCAGTGTATGCATGCGCACACTGAAAGCAAGACACTGAAAGATTACTTCCAGTGAAGATAATAGAACCTTTCTTGGCAGGAATCATGACTCTAGCAGCGTGTTTGGCTGCCAAGAAACCACCAAACACATTGACATCGAGTACCCTTTTGAATTCTTCGTTGTCTGAGCTTAGGATTCCATCCATATTGGCTGGAAGTCCAGCATTGCTATACATAATATCAAGTTTTCCATACTTGGAGACGGCTAAATCTACAGCGTTTTGGACTTGAGAATCACGAGTTACATCGCAATGGGCATAAGTGATAATTTCTTCTGAGCCCAGTTCTTGGCAAAGAGAGTGGCCAAGATCATCTTGAACATCTGCAACAATGACCTTGGCTCCATGTTTGAGAAACAGCCTCGCAGTGGCCGCACCAATTCCGCTAGCTCCACCAGTAATCAGACCCACCTTCCCTTCAAGCCTGCTAGACACAAAAACAAATTAGCCTTTCTAATTTTTGATCTTCCATCAACCGATCTAAGTCAATGATTTCTTTTTATGGTTAATTATTACCTCTTGGCAATCGAGATTGCAGCAGAACATGCTTTGCTCATCTTGATCCCCTAAACTGAACGGAAGCCGATATGCTGTTGAATTTCTCTTAACTATAGTTGCTGGAATATATAGACTGCTT
This window harbors:
- the LOC110618766 gene encoding secoisolariciresinol dehydrogenase-like; this encodes MSKACSAAISIAKRLEGKVGLITGGASGIGAATARLFLKHGAKVIVADVQDDLGHSLCQELGSEEIITYAHCDVTRDSQVQNAVDLAVSKYGKLDIMYSNAGLPANMDGILSSDNEEFKRVLDVNVFGGFLAAKHAARVMIPAKKGSIIFTGSNLSVSCFQCAHAYTASKHAAVGLAKNLCVELGQYGIRVNCVSPYAIVTPLLKSFVGLMGMENEKIQEAVSAAGNLKHAVLKAEDIAEAALYLGSDESKYVSGLNLVVDGGYTLTNPSIEMAIKRLHSS